GAGAAGCACTCGGCCGGTGGCGCGGCGACGCCATGCAGGACATCGGCCTGCGCGACAGCGCGCGCCTGGATGCGGCGGTGACCCGGCTCGAAGAACGGCGCCTGGCCGCGCTCCAGGAACGGTTCGAACTCGAGATCCGCCTCGGCCACGGCCCCCGCCTGATCGCCGAGCTGACCGACGCGGTCGCCACCCATCCGCTACGGGAAGGTCTGGCCGCCGCCCTGATGCGTGCCCTCGGCGCGGCAGGCCGGGGACCCGAGGCCCTGCTGGTCTACGAGCGGACGCGAACCGCCCTGGCCGATGCGCTGGGCGTCGACCCATCGCCGGAGTTGTCGGCCCTGCACCTGACCCTGCTCCGAGGCGGGTCGATGCGACAGGACGAGCACCGAGGCGGCAACATCCGGGCCGAGCTGACCAGCTTCGTCGGCCGAGACACCGACCTGACCGGCATCGCCGCACTCATCGCCGGACACCGCCTCGTCACCCTCGCCGGACCCGGCGGCGCGGGCAAGACCCGGCTGGCCACGGAGACCGCCCGACACCTGCGCGACGACCTGCCGGACGGGGTCTGGCTGGTGGAACTCGCCGCCATCGGCGCCGACGGCGACCCGGCCCAAGCCACCCTCGACGCGCTCGGCCTGCGCGACCCGCTGCGCGGTGACGCGCCGAACAGCGAACCGACCGACCGAGTCATCGCCGCGATCCGCGACCGCGAGACCCTGCTGGTGCTGGACAACTGCGAGCACCTGATCGACGCGGCGGCCGCGTTCGCTCATCGAGCGCTCGGGGAGTGCGGGCGACTGCGCATCCTCGCGACCAGCAGGCAGCCACTCGGCATCACCGGCGAGGCACTGTGGCAGGTGGCACCGTTGGTCGTCCCCGGACAGGACGCCACCGCCGGGGAGATCGCCGCCAGCTCCGCCGTGCGACTGCTGCGGGATCGTGCCGCAGCCGTGCGCACCGACCTCCCGGAGGATGCGGCCACCGTGTCGACGATGGGCCGGGTGTGCCGCGCCCTCGACGGGATGCCACTGGCCATCGAACTGGCCGCGGCCCGGCTGCGCACCATGTCGCTCACCCAGCTCGCGGACCGGCTCGACGACCGGTTCCGCCTGTTGACCGGCGGCAGCCGGACCGCCCCGCCCCAACACCGGACCCTGCGCGCCGTGGTCGACTGGAGCTGGGAGCTGCTGACCGAGGACGAAGGTCGGGTGCTGCGAAGACTCGCCGTCTTCTCCGGCGGTGCGAGCCTCGCGGCCGCCGAACAGGTCTGCGCCGGTGTCGATATCCAACCGACCCAGGTATTCGAGCTGTTGACGGCGTTGATCGAGAAATCCCTGGTGGCCACGGCCGACGACGGTGCGCCGCGCTACCGGATGCTCAGCCTGATCCAGGAGTACGCCGCCGAACGACTGGCCGCAGCCGGGGAGACCGAGGCAACCCGGCAGGCGCATCTCGCCTACTTCACGCGACTCGCCGAGCAGGCCGACCCGAACCTGCGTCGCGCCGAACAGCTGGAGTGGCTCCCGATTCTGGTGGGCGAACACGACAACCTCGGTGCCGCGATGCGCGGCGCCCTCGCGGCAGGCGAGGCAGACCGCGCCATGCGGCTGGCCTCGGTCGCCGGTTTCTATTGGTGGCTCAGCGGACACAAGGCCGAGGGAATGGAGCTGATCACCGCCGCCATCGATCTTCCCGGCGAGGTACCCGACGAGACTCGGGCCCTGGTCTACGCCCTGATGGTGATGTTCGTGGACTCCGGCCCCGGCGACGAACACCAGGCCGAGGAGTGGATCCGCCGAGCACACCGATTCAGCAGCCACAGCCCAACCGGCAACCACCTGCTCGCCCTGGTCCGGCCGATGGAACGCATGCTCCACGGCCTGGACGTCGCCCTGCCCGAATGGGAATCCCTGCTGGACAACGCGGATCCGTGGGTCGCGGCACTGGCCCGGCTGCAGCTGGGCAAGACCTACATCATGCTCGGCCACGCAGGGGAGGAGGCCGACCGGCACCTCGCGATGGCCCTCGACGACTTCCGATCGATCGGTGAACGTTGGGGAATCTCCTTCGCGCACAGCGAGTTGGCGGATCGAATGGGCATGCGCGGCGAGTTCACCCGCGCCTGCCGACACTACGAACAGGCCATCGAGGCCGTCGGCGAACTCGGCGCGATCGAGGACATCAGCCGGATGCGGGCCCGCCAAGCCCAGCTGCACTGGCTTCTCGGCGACGCGACGGCCAGCGCGGCCGCCCTCGCCGAGGCCCAGCGCACCGCCGAACGGGTCACCTGGCCGGACGCACTGGCACTGCTGGCCGTGGCCATGGCGACTCTCGCCGGTTGGCGGGGCGACACCGAACAAGCCCGCCGACACCTGGATGCGATGCGCACCTTCCTGGGCGGTGCAGCCGACCGAGCGATCAATCGGGTGAGCCTGCACGATCTGTCCGGCTACCTCACCGAAGACCTCGACGAATCCCGCGCTCATCGACGCGCCGCCTATCACGCGGCAACCGAGGCGGGCCACGCACCGCTGGTCGCACAGGCACTCGTCGGTCTCGCCGACCTCGCACTACGCGGCGGCGAACCAGCACAGGCCGCCAGACTGCTCGCGGCGGCAAGCCGCGTGCGTGGCCTACCGGACCGCGCCAACCCCGAGGAGAACCGCATCGCGCGGACCGCCCGAAGCCTGCTCGGCGCGGCTGGGTTCGCGGCGGCCTCCCGCGAGGGCGCGGCGGCCGAGGTGGATCAACTGACGCCCAGCCACGCTCGCGAACTGACCGGGGTTCGGTCGGTGTCGGCGCCGTGTCAGCCGGATGTCAGCGACATCGTTGATCGTGACGGCGACAGCAACGGGCTGCCACGAGAGGAACCCCGATGAGCCAACCCATCCCGCACGGACTGCCCACCCAGCGCGACGCGGGTCCCTTCAACCCACCGCGCGCCATCACCCGCCTGCGGGAGACCCGGCCGGTCAGCCCGATGATCTTCCCCGACGGACATCAGGGCTGGATCGTCACCGGCTTCGACGCGGTCCGAGAGATGTTGGCCGACACCGGATTCAGCTCCCGGCAGGACCTCGGCGTCCTGCACCTGCCCTACGAGACCCCCGGAATGCCGACCTTCACCGAACCGGCACCGCAGGCGCCCGGCCTCTTCATCGCCATGGATCCGCCGGACCACACCAGGCTGCGACGGATGCTCACCGGCGCCTTCACCCTGCGGCGGATGCGACAACTCGAGGAACGCATCGTCGACATCACCGAGCACCTACTCGACGAGATGGCCCGCCGTCGCGCGCCGGTCGACCTGGTGACCGAGTTCGCCCTGCCGCTGCCGTCCCTGGTGATCTGCGAGATGCTCGGCGTCGCCTATGCCGATCGGGGGAACTTCCAGGTCAACACAGCCAGGTTCCTCGACAAGGAGTTGCCCTTCGACCAGCAGCAGGCCGCGTTCCTCGAATTACACGGCTACCTGACCGAACTGGTCACCCGGAAACGCGCGGAACCCGGCGAGGATCTGCTGTCCGACCTGGCCCGACACGACGCGCTCACCATCGAGGAACTGGCGGGCATGGCCTTCCTGCTGTTGCTCGCGGGCCACGAGACCACCGCCAACATGCTGGGCCTCGGCACCTTCGCGCTGCTGGAGAATCCCGACCAGCTCGCCGAACTCCACGCGGACCACGAGCTGCTGCCGGGAGCCGTCGACGAGTTGCTGCGCTATCTGTCCATCGCCGACATCCACTATCGCTACGCCTCGGCGGACATCGAACTCTGCGGTGAGCAGATCGCCGAGGGCTCGACCGTGCTGGTGTCGCTTTTGGCCGCCAACCACGACCCACGACGCTTCGACGACCCCGACGTGCTGGATATCCACCGCAAGGCACGTGGTCACCAGACCTTCGGCCACGGCATTCACCAATGTCTCGGCCAGCAGCTGGCCAGGATCGAGCTGCGGGCGGGTTTCGGCGGTCTGATCCGTCGTTTTCCGACGCTGCGTCTCGCCATCCCGGCTGCCGAGGTCAGGCTCAAGACCAACATGCAGATCTACGGCGTCCACGAACTCCCGGTCACGTGGCGGGAGACCCCGCAGTAGCGGCGCGGACCGACGGTTCAGGTTCGCTCGGCGAGCCGGTCGCGCAGTTCGGTGTAGTCGCCCGGGAACAGCTCCGGGAACACGTCCACCATGCCCTGCAGATAGCCGGCGACCTCATGGAAGTCGCCGCGCCGCAGCGAGATATCGGCGAAGAGGAACTGCCAGCCGTAGGTGCCCTTGGTCGGCAGCAACGCGTCGAGTCACTGCGGGAAGGTGATGTCCAACTTGATGTACCCGGGCGGATACGGGGGCTGCGCCAGGTCGGCGATGGCGCTGTACCAGATCTCGTGATGCTCGTTCTCGGGGTCGAAACGCAGGTAGCTCAGCTTCCCGGAATCGGACCGAGGGGTGTGGTCGAAGCACCGCAGCTAGCTCAGGAACTCATGCTGGTGAGCGGTGGAGTACGCCGGATGCGTCGACCGGTCGTCCTGCAGGCTCAACACATCGTCCAGGTGCAGGAGAGCGAAATCGCCGAGGATCCGGGGAAACCGCCTCCCCTTGGTTCGCCAGAGCGCACCCGTATCGGTGAGCCTCGGCGAATGGTCGAGCAGTTCGCGATCCAGGGGGGGCCGTCGTCGCGTCTCCCTCGGCATGCACCACCCGGACGGACGTCTCTGTCGTGCGAGCAAGGAAAGTCGGGCTTCCACACTCGGCAGCCAGCCGTGGGCTGGAGCGGATCGCCGCCTCCGAATCCACGTGCTGCTGTTCATGCGAACCAAGCCTGTCCATCGATCCCGTTCTCCCGGATGCAACCAGGCTTCGCCGGGACCGCTTGCGTTCTCGAACCACCCCGAAGGCGTGTTCCAGGTGAGGGGTCTCGGCTTCGGGCGATCGTAGTTCGCCGTCCTTGGTGGCGGTTCGGTCGAGGCCGGCCGCCGCCTGCTGTCGACGGTGCCGAGGAGAGCAGCGCCCGCGATGTCCGGCACTACGTTTGCCCGCCCTGGCTTCGGGTACGTCAAGGCTGCCACCTGCGTCGAAGGGACTCCGATGCACGCGCTGCCTGCTCCGCGAGGCGAGATCAGTGCTCAGGTGATCGAGGCGTTGCGCAAGTCGCCGCACGAGTTCGCCGTTGGGCACACCCACTGGGGTACCACCGGGTCGGCAGTAGAGGACGAGGACCTGCAACTGACCCTGTTCGTCGCCTACGAGCTGCACTACCGGGGTTTCGAGGGGGTATCGCAGCGGTGGGAGTGGTCCCCGTCGTTGTTGGCGCTACGAGCGGCGGCGGAGGACGCCTTCGAGGCCTCGCTGCGTGCGCTGGTTCCTTCGATGGAGCCGGTGAGCCCCGACGGTCTGCCCGCGAGTCTCTTCGCCCTGGTCGCGGCCGACGAGTCGCCGTCCGTGGCCGCGCATCTGCAACGGGACGGCTCGCTGGAGGAGCTCCGAGAATTCCTGATCCACCGGTCGCTGTACCAGCTCAAGGAGGCCGACCCCCACAGCTGGGGCATCCCGCGCCTGTCCGGGCCCGCCAAGGCAGCGCTGGTGGAGATCCAGAGCGACGAGTACGGCGGCGGCCGGGCGGAACGGATGCACTCGGAGTTGTTCCGCACG
This Actinoalloteichus hymeniacidonis DNA region includes the following protein-coding sequences:
- a CDS encoding BTAD domain-containing putative transcriptional regulator — encoded protein: MLIALLGPLEVRTADGTRIEIRGARLRGLLAALALEPGQLVPTTTLVDWIWGEHPPAEATNALQRLVSRLRKALPNESIDGRPNGYLLRAAPEDVDAARFEQLLDQAGEGPRVQRVRLLREALGRWRGDAMQDIGLRDSARLDAAVTRLEERRLAALQERFELEIRLGHGPRLIAELTDAVATHPLREGLAAALMRALGAAGRGPEALLVYERTRTALADALGVDPSPELSALHLTLLRGGSMRQDEHRGGNIRAELTSFVGRDTDLTGIAALIAGHRLVTLAGPGGAGKTRLATETARHLRDDLPDGVWLVELAAIGADGDPAQATLDALGLRDPLRGDAPNSEPTDRVIAAIRDRETLLVLDNCEHLIDAAAAFAHRALGECGRLRILATSRQPLGITGEALWQVAPLVVPGQDATAGEIAASSAVRLLRDRAAAVRTDLPEDAATVSTMGRVCRALDGMPLAIELAAARLRTMSLTQLADRLDDRFRLLTGGSRTAPPQHRTLRAVVDWSWELLTEDEGRVLRRLAVFSGGASLAAAEQVCAGVDIQPTQVFELLTALIEKSLVATADDGAPRYRMLSLIQEYAAERLAAAGETEATRQAHLAYFTRLAEQADPNLRRAEQLEWLPILVGEHDNLGAAMRGALAAGEADRAMRLASVAGFYWWLSGHKAEGMELITAAIDLPGEVPDETRALVYALMVMFVDSGPGDEHQAEEWIRRAHRFSSHSPTGNHLLALVRPMERMLHGLDVALPEWESLLDNADPWVAALARLQLGKTYIMLGHAGEEADRHLAMALDDFRSIGERWGISFAHSELADRMGMRGEFTRACRHYEQAIEAVGELGAIEDISRMRARQAQLHWLLGDATASAAALAEAQRTAERVTWPDALALLAVAMATLAGWRGDTEQARRHLDAMRTFLGGAADRAINRVSLHDLSGYLTEDLDESRAHRRAAYHAATEAGHAPLVAQALVGLADLALRGGEPAQAARLLAAASRVRGLPDRANPEENRIARTARSLLGAAGFAAASREGAAAEVDQLTPSHARELTGVRSVSAPCQPDVSDIVDRDGDSNGLPREEPR
- a CDS encoding cytochrome P450 — its product is MSQPIPHGLPTQRDAGPFNPPRAITRLRETRPVSPMIFPDGHQGWIVTGFDAVREMLADTGFSSRQDLGVLHLPYETPGMPTFTEPAPQAPGLFIAMDPPDHTRLRRMLTGAFTLRRMRQLEERIVDITEHLLDEMARRRAPVDLVTEFALPLPSLVICEMLGVAYADRGNFQVNTARFLDKELPFDQQQAAFLELHGYLTELVTRKRAEPGEDLLSDLARHDALTIEELAGMAFLLLLAGHETTANMLGLGTFALLENPDQLAELHADHELLPGAVDELLRYLSIADIHYRYASADIELCGEQIAEGSTVLVSLLAANHDPRRFDDPDVLDIHRKARGHQTFGHGIHQCLGQQLARIELRAGFGGLIRRFPTLRLAIPAAEVRLKTNMQIYGVHELPVTWRETPQ
- a CDS encoding iron-containing redox enzyme family protein, which gives rise to MSGTTFARPGFGYVKAATCVEGTPMHALPAPRGEISAQVIEALRKSPHEFAVGHTHWGTTGSAVEDEDLQLTLFVAYELHYRGFEGVSQRWEWSPSLLALRAAAEDAFEASLRALVPSMEPVSPDGLPASLFALVAADESPSVAAHLQRDGSLEELREFLIHRSLYQLKEADPHSWGIPRLSGPAKAALVEIQSDEYGGGRAERMHSELFRTTMRGVGLDDTYRGYVDVVPAVTLAVGNAISLFGLHRRLIGALAGHLAAFEMTSSLPSRRIAAGMRRLGLDDDTVRFYDEHIEADAVHEQVAAHDLCGNLVRADPTLVGDVVFGAAAALALEGLLADRLLRSWSRGESSLAPVVSPRRHQVAEALH